The following nucleotide sequence is from Leptolyngbya subtilissima AS-A7.
GTTGATTTCGGGGCCGCCGCCGTGCACCACCACTGGGCGAATGCCTACGCAAGACATAAACACAATGTCGCGGATTACGCCCGCTTTCAGGCTGCCGTCTTTCATCGCCGCGCCGCCGTACTTCACCACCACCGTGCGGCCCCGAAACTGCTGAATGTAGGGCAACGCCTCGCTGAGAATGCGAACTCGAGCGGCCTCAGCCTCGTGGATGCTGTCTGTTTGTGAAGAAGGAGACTGAACCATGGCGCTACCGATAGGGTTGGCGGAAATTAAGCTGCCAGTAGTGTATCAATTGAGCACGGCAGAATCGGTACCAGAATTAGCCTCAGAACGAATTCTTTCGGCCACCAGGTCGAGAATGCGGGCAGCGATCGCCCCCACGTCATCCCCAGCCCCCACCGTCACCCGCACATCGGCCTGGGCGTAGAGGTGCTGCCGCTGCTCCAACAGGGTGGTCAGCTGAGTTTCCCAATCCTGCCCCTGCAATAGCGGACGGCCCGTTTCTCCCGCCAGTCGCCCTTGCAGCACTGCGGTTGGCACATCCAGCCACACCACAATGCCGTGGTGCAGATAGCTCCAGTTTTTCTGCTGGGTGACAATGCCGCCGCCTGTGGCGATCACCAGCCGCCGGTAGGCCGAAAGCTCCGCCAGCACCTCGGTTTCAAGCTGACGAAAGGTGGTTTCTCCCTGGCTGGCAAAGAGGTCGGGAATGGTCTGCCCCGCTGCCGCTTCTACTACGGCATCGGTATCAAAGAACTGATAGCCGAGCATTTGGGCTAGGGCCGCGCCCGTGCTGCTTTTGCCAGCGCCCATCATGCCGATGAGGTAGAGGTTGATTCCGCTGAGGCGATCGGTCAGGGTCATGGAGGGAGTGGGGGAGTAAGGGGGTGGGAGGGTGAGGGGTAGGGGGCGGGCGTTAGGGTGTGAGGGCGTCGTCGGCGTCGTCCCATTCATCGTTGGGTGGGCGGGTTGGGTTAGATTCGCTGCGATCGGTCCAGGTTGTGGTGGTTGTGGTGGCTTCGGCGGCGGTGTAGGGAGGCACAATTACTCGATAGTCCGCATCGACGACGCCATCTTCAGCAATTTCGGGCTCACCTAGGTCGTCACCGTCCTCCTCATCTCTGTTGTAGGCACTGTTGTCGGCAGCATACACCGAGCCTCTGGCGTAGGCAGTGTCAACATACCGGGGGTCTGGGTCACTGCCATAGATGACGTCATCAGGGGGCGCGTAGATGTTGTCAACCTGGCCACTCTGGGGTGACGGGTCGTTTTCATCGCGATAGCTGTAGGAATACAGTGAGCCATCGCGATACGTTCGGCGCGGCGCTTGGGAGGCTTCAAAGTCACGGTTGGGGCCGCGGCGGGGGTCACTGTTCTGTTCCCAGCCCTGGGTGATGTCATCCAGGTGGTCTTCTACGGGGCTAACGCCAGGCGCTCGATAGGGGCGGTTTTCCAGCTCGTCCCAGTCGGTGTCGAGCTCCCGCAGCGACTCGTTGACCCGCTGCTGCTGCTTGGCCTGTTGCTTGCTGCTGCTAAACCAGGTGGTGACGCTATCGACTATCCCTGAAGCTGGGGAGGATGACGGGGTGGTTTCGGGTTTAGGGGCTTGGCTAAGCGATTCCCAGTCGCTCCACTGGGCGGGCGATTTCAAATTTGTCCAGGCTCGCCAGCTGGGGTCATCGTCAGTGGGATTATTGCTGCTGGTGCCTGGGGAGGCAGGCGATCGCCCCGCTCCGCCACTCCTCGATCCGGGTGTGGTGTAGGGCGGCGCGTTGCGTCCAGTCTGGCTTGTCGAGCCCGTCCCAGAAGATGAACCGGTGGGTTCGTAGAAGGACTGAGGCCGATATTTGTAGGCTGTGGAGCGACTACCGCCGCTAGGGCCAATAGACCCCAGCAGGGCGGTCAAGGCCAGAGTGGTTAACGCCCCCAGACCCACGGCCCCGGTTAGCCAGATGCCAAGCGGCAGAGCCTGGGTTGTGCCGCCAAAAAAGACCAGAGGTAGAGTCGGGGCCAAGTTTTGCACCCCCAGCAGCAGCACTGCACCCAAAACCAGCAAGACCACAATTAGACGTATGGTAGCCATGGTTAGCCCTATAGCGTCGTCCTGCCCATCCTATCGTGACTCGCGGAGGTTAGACGTTAGATAGGTGCCCCTGCCAGCGGTTGAGGGGCACACAGTCGATGTCGAGCTGATCGAGGGCGCGGGCCACCACAAAATCCACCAGGTCGTCGATGGTCTGGGGCTGGTGGTACCAGGCCGGAATGGCAGGCACAATGCGCGCGCCGGCCTCGGCTAGAGTGGTCAGGTTGCGCAGGTGAATCAGGCTAAAGGGAGTTTCGCGCGGCACCACTACTAGCTTGCGGCCTTCCTTGAGCTGGACGTCGGCGGCTCGCTCTAGCAGGTCGGAACTCAGGCCCGCTGCTAATCGTCCCACGGTGCTCATGCTGCACGGTATCACCACCATCCCCGCTGTGCGGTACGAGCCGCTGGCAATGGTAGCCCCCACATCTCCCCAGGGATGGCAGCGCAGCTTGCCTGCGGTGGGCACCCCCGCCTGGTCGCGCCAAAACTGCTCCTGCTTGTCAGGGTCGAGGGGCATGTGAATGCTCGACTCCGCCTGCCACACTATCTGCGATGCCTTGGAGGCGACTAAGTCGACTACCCCATCGGCGTTGAGCACATGTCTGAGGGTGCGCACGGCGTAGATCAGACCCGATGCCCCGGTGACTCCCACGATGAGGGGACGGGTGAAGGTAGGTGAGTCGGTGGAGGGCATTTAGGTG
It contains:
- a CDS encoding shikimate kinase, with amino-acid sequence MTLTDRLSGINLYLIGMMGAGKSSTGAALAQMLGYQFFDTDAVVEAAAGQTIPDLFASQGETTFRQLETEVLAELSAYRRLVIATGGGIVTQQKNWSYLHHGIVVWLDVPTAVLQGRLAGETGRPLLQGQDWETQLTTLLEQRQHLYAQADVRVTVGAGDDVGAIAARILDLVAERIRSEANSGTDSAVLN
- a CDS encoding flavin prenyltransferase UbiX, with product MPSTDSPTFTRPLIVGVTGASGLIYAVRTLRHVLNADGVVDLVASKASQIVWQAESSIHMPLDPDKQEQFWRDQAGVPTAGKLRCHPWGDVGATIASGSYRTAGMVVIPCSMSTVGRLAAGLSSDLLERAADVQLKEGRKLVVVPRETPFSLIHLRNLTTLAEAGARIVPAIPAWYHQPQTIDDLVDFVVARALDQLDIDCVPLNRWQGHLSNV